One window from the genome of Streptomyces sp. NBC_00708 encodes:
- a CDS encoding sugar ABC transporter ATP-binding protein produces MAPPEAAPQPPEPAAGTKETSATATALAEEPGAAPAVLEARSVSKRFPGVVALDGVTFSLRAGETHALVGENGAGKSTLIKVLTGVYRPDEGELRLAGEQVSFTRPFEAQQAGISTIYQEVNLVPLMSVARNIFLGREPKNRFGLIDFARMHREASELLDGFGVRVDPRRPLHTLGIGTQQMVAMARAVSVNAQVVIMDEPTSSLEPREVETLFRVIEDLRGRGIAVLYVSHRMDELYRICDRVTVLRDGHHIHTGDLADLDRMQLVSMMLGRDMAEVRREGLTNFDSEGHEAARTPVLTATGISRDHQLHDISLDLYAGEVLGLGGLLGSGRSETAKAIAGALSLDSGEVSIAGRTLRRLTSAGAIRAGISLLPEDRKAEGIVPGLSVRENIVLAAMPRLSRAGIVSRARQDRIVDIFMKRLRIKAASPEQKVGELSGGNQQKVLLARWLCLEPKVLLLDEPTRGIDVGAKAEVQSLIDDLAREGLAVLLISSDIEELIEGADRIVVLRGGAVAGELAGDEVAESHLLEVLADHSPAAADKAPAAKEDPR; encoded by the coding sequence ATGGCACCACCCGAAGCAGCACCGCAGCCGCCGGAGCCGGCCGCCGGCACGAAGGAGACGAGCGCGACCGCCACGGCCCTCGCGGAGGAGCCCGGCGCGGCGCCGGCCGTCCTGGAGGCCCGCTCGGTCAGCAAGCGGTTCCCCGGCGTCGTCGCCCTCGACGGCGTCACCTTCTCCCTGCGCGCCGGCGAGACCCACGCTCTGGTGGGAGAGAACGGAGCCGGGAAGTCCACCCTCATCAAGGTCCTCACCGGCGTCTACCGCCCCGACGAGGGCGAACTGCGGCTGGCCGGCGAACAGGTCTCCTTCACCCGGCCCTTCGAGGCCCAGCAGGCCGGGATCTCCACGATCTACCAGGAGGTGAACCTCGTCCCGCTGATGAGCGTGGCGCGCAACATCTTCCTCGGCCGCGAGCCCAAGAACCGCTTCGGCCTGATCGACTTCGCCCGGATGCACCGCGAGGCGAGCGAACTGCTCGACGGCTTCGGCGTCCGCGTCGACCCCAGGCGCCCCCTGCACACCCTGGGCATCGGCACCCAGCAGATGGTCGCGATGGCCCGCGCCGTCTCCGTCAACGCCCAGGTCGTCATCATGGACGAGCCGACCTCCTCGCTGGAGCCCCGCGAGGTCGAGACCCTGTTCCGGGTCATCGAGGACCTGCGCGGACGCGGCATCGCCGTCCTCTACGTCAGCCACCGCATGGACGAGCTGTACCGGATCTGCGACCGCGTCACGGTCCTGCGCGACGGCCACCACATCCACACCGGCGACCTCGCCGACCTCGACCGGATGCAGCTCGTCTCGATGATGCTCGGCCGGGACATGGCCGAGGTACGCCGCGAAGGGCTCACCAACTTCGACTCCGAGGGCCACGAGGCCGCGCGTACCCCGGTGCTCACCGCCACCGGCATCTCCCGCGACCACCAGCTGCACGACATCTCCCTCGACCTGTACGCGGGCGAGGTCCTCGGCCTCGGCGGGCTTCTCGGCTCCGGCCGCAGCGAGACCGCCAAGGCCATCGCCGGAGCGCTGAGCCTGGACTCCGGCGAGGTGAGCATCGCCGGCCGCACCCTGCGCCGGCTCACCTCGGCGGGCGCCATCCGCGCCGGCATCAGCCTGCTGCCCGAGGACCGCAAGGCCGAGGGCATCGTCCCCGGCCTCTCGGTCCGCGAGAACATCGTGCTGGCCGCGATGCCCCGGCTCTCCCGCGCCGGCATCGTCTCGCGCGCCAGGCAGGACCGCATCGTCGACATCTTCATGAAGCGGCTGCGGATCAAGGCGGCGAGTCCCGAACAGAAGGTCGGCGAACTCTCCGGCGGCAACCAGCAGAAGGTCCTGCTGGCCCGCTGGCTCTGCCTGGAGCCCAAGGTCCTGCTGCTCGACGAACCCACCCGGGGCATCGACGTCGGCGCCAAGGCCGAGGTGCAGAGCCTCATCGACGACCTCGCCCGCGAGGGCCTCGCCGTCCTGCTCATCTCCTCGGACATCGAGGAA
- a CDS encoding ABC transporter substrate-binding protein has protein sequence MMIQRRSRTLAVACVLAATATLAVSGCSKSEGSDNNASSDSSQAAQAAETPESSSGSGCSLQSYGAPKLDLKNAVVGFSQSEKEANPFRIAETQSIKDEAKKLGVKKLLTTNAQSQLPKQISDIQDMLAQGAQFLIIAPLNSDGLEPALKAAAAKKVPVLTIDRKLNSTACKDYVAFLGSDFVEQGKRAADAMIKSTGGKGKVAILLGSSGNNVTTDRTKGFVDQLKAKAPDMQIVAQQTGEFARDKGQQVMEQLIQSKPDITAVYAENDEMGLGAVTALKAAGKKPGKDVKIVSVDGTRNAVQAIVNGEYNAVIESNPRFGPLAFATAQKFYGGEEIPENVIISDRAYDEANAKSSVGNAF, from the coding sequence ATGATGATCCAGCGCCGATCCCGTACCCTCGCCGTGGCCTGCGTCCTCGCCGCCACCGCCACGCTGGCAGTTTCCGGCTGCTCCAAGTCGGAGGGCTCGGACAACAACGCGAGCAGCGACAGCAGCCAGGCGGCCCAGGCGGCCGAGACCCCCGAGTCGTCGTCCGGTTCCGGCTGCTCGCTGCAGAGCTACGGCGCCCCCAAGCTCGACCTGAAGAACGCCGTGGTCGGCTTCTCCCAGTCGGAGAAGGAGGCCAACCCGTTCCGTATCGCCGAGACCCAGTCCATCAAGGACGAGGCGAAGAAGCTGGGCGTCAAGAAGCTCCTCACCACCAACGCCCAGTCGCAGCTGCCCAAGCAGATCAGCGACATCCAGGACATGCTCGCCCAGGGCGCCCAGTTCCTCATCATCGCCCCGCTGAACTCGGACGGCCTGGAGCCGGCCCTCAAGGCCGCCGCCGCCAAGAAGGTCCCGGTCCTCACCATCGACCGCAAGCTCAACTCCACCGCCTGCAAGGACTATGTGGCCTTCCTGGGCTCCGACTTCGTGGAGCAGGGCAAGCGCGCCGCCGACGCCATGATCAAGTCGACCGGTGGCAAGGGCAAGGTCGCCATCCTCCTCGGCTCGTCGGGCAACAACGTCACCACCGACCGCACCAAGGGCTTCGTCGACCAGCTCAAGGCCAAGGCGCCCGACATGCAGATCGTCGCCCAGCAGACCGGTGAGTTCGCCCGCGACAAGGGCCAGCAGGTCATGGAGCAGCTGATCCAGTCCAAGCCCGACATCACCGCCGTCTACGCGGAGAACGACGAGATGGGCCTCGGTGCCGTCACCGCGCTGAAGGCCGCCGGCAAGAAGCCCGGCAAGGACGTCAAGATCGTGTCCGTCGACGGCACCCGCAACGCCGTCCAGGCCATCGTCAACGGCGAGTACAACGCCGTCATCGAGTCCAACCCGCGCTTCGGCCCGCTGGCCTTCGCGACCGCCCAGAAGTTCTACGGCGGCGAGGAGATCCCCGAGAACGTCATCATCAGCGACCGCGCCTACGACGAGGCCAACGCCAAGTCCTCGGTCGGCAACGCGTTCTGA
- a CDS encoding glycoside hydrolase family 127 protein, translating to MPLNRRQLMAGALATVAATTAAGRWSATATAAEHRVRPAHGGHYSPNAAPLHPTAFLKLPPGKVTARGWLAGQLKLQLDGLCGRYEEFSHFLDFSATGWVRPELGGWEEVPYWLRGYTDLAIVTGDAKALASVRRWFDAILATQQSDGFFGPKALRTSLNGGPDFWPFLPLVQALRSWQEYSGDTRIIPFLSRFFRYMNTQGPGAFNTSWIALRWGDGLDSVFWLFNRTGDTFLLDLADKIHAYGADWGDNLVNPHNVNIAQGFREPAQYALRSGSAQDTRDTYGTYGKAMDPYGQFPGGGFAGDENARPGHGDPRQGFETCGIVEFMASHQLLTRITGDPLWADRCEELAFNSLPASLDPSGKAIHYITSANSVDLDNVPKSERQFQNGFAMQAFLPGVDQYRCCPHNYGMGWPYFTEELWLATPDGGLAAAMYAACEVTAKVADGTEVTFTEETDYPFTDTVTLTLKAPKRLAFPLVLRVPAWCEAPEIAVNGRRVDAPAGPAFTRIDRTWADGDRVTLRLPQRTTVRTWAHNHGSVSVDHGPLTYALRIGETYERIGGSDRFPEYAVHATGPWNYGLVLDAQQPAASLRHHTARRVKAGNPFTLDGTPLSITAKARRIPEWTADDEHVVAPLQDSPARSTEPVEEVTLVPMGAARLRISSFPTAAPDAQPWLADRWYRIRNRHSGKVLGVDTMSTANSAHVVQFGDTGTDDHDWRLVAEGDGWYRIRNHHSGKVLGVDTMSMDNSAHVVQFDDNGTDDHLWQLVPDGGGWYRIRNRHSGKVLGVDTMSTADSAHVVQFDDNGTDDHLWQLV from the coding sequence ATGCCCCTGAACCGCAGACAACTCATGGCCGGCGCCCTCGCCACCGTCGCCGCCACCACGGCGGCCGGCCGCTGGTCGGCCACCGCGACCGCCGCCGAACACCGGGTGCGGCCCGCGCACGGCGGTCACTACTCCCCCAACGCCGCGCCCCTGCACCCCACCGCCTTCCTGAAGCTCCCGCCCGGCAAGGTCACCGCGCGCGGCTGGCTCGCCGGACAGCTGAAGCTCCAGCTCGACGGGTTGTGCGGGCGGTACGAGGAGTTCTCGCACTTCCTGGACTTCTCGGCCACCGGCTGGGTCCGTCCCGAACTCGGCGGCTGGGAGGAGGTCCCGTACTGGCTGCGCGGCTACACCGACCTGGCGATCGTCACGGGCGACGCGAAGGCGCTGGCGTCGGTGCGCCGGTGGTTCGACGCGATCCTCGCCACCCAGCAGTCCGACGGGTTCTTCGGCCCGAAGGCCCTGCGTACCTCGCTGAACGGCGGCCCCGACTTCTGGCCGTTCCTGCCACTGGTGCAGGCCCTGCGCTCCTGGCAGGAGTACTCCGGCGACACCCGGATCATCCCCTTCCTCAGCCGCTTCTTCCGGTACATGAACACCCAGGGCCCCGGCGCCTTCAACACCAGCTGGATCGCCCTGCGCTGGGGCGACGGCCTCGACAGCGTCTTCTGGCTGTTCAACCGCACCGGCGACACCTTCCTGCTGGACCTCGCCGACAAGATCCACGCGTACGGCGCCGACTGGGGCGACAACCTGGTCAACCCGCACAACGTGAACATCGCCCAGGGCTTCCGCGAGCCCGCCCAGTACGCGCTGCGCAGCGGCTCGGCCCAGGACACCCGGGACACCTACGGGACGTACGGCAAGGCCATGGACCCGTACGGCCAGTTCCCCGGCGGCGGGTTCGCGGGCGACGAGAACGCGCGCCCCGGGCACGGCGACCCCCGGCAGGGCTTCGAGACCTGCGGCATCGTCGAGTTCATGGCCAGCCACCAGCTGCTGACCCGGATCACCGGCGACCCGCTGTGGGCGGACCGCTGCGAGGAGCTGGCGTTCAACTCGCTGCCCGCCTCGCTCGACCCCTCGGGGAAGGCGATCCACTACATCACCAGCGCCAACAGCGTGGACCTGGACAATGTGCCGAAGTCGGAGCGGCAGTTCCAGAACGGCTTCGCCATGCAGGCGTTCCTGCCGGGCGTCGACCAGTACCGCTGCTGCCCGCACAACTACGGCATGGGCTGGCCGTACTTCACCGAGGAGCTGTGGCTCGCCACCCCCGACGGGGGCCTCGCCGCCGCGATGTACGCCGCCTGCGAGGTGACGGCCAAGGTCGCCGACGGCACCGAGGTCACCTTCACCGAGGAGACGGACTACCCCTTCACGGACACCGTCACCCTGACCCTGAAGGCCCCGAAGCGGCTGGCCTTCCCGCTGGTGCTGCGCGTCCCCGCCTGGTGCGAAGCCCCGGAGATCGCGGTGAACGGACGGCGCGTCGACGCCCCCGCCGGCCCCGCCTTCACCCGGATCGACCGCACCTGGGCCGACGGGGACCGGGTCACCCTGCGCCTCCCGCAGCGCACCACCGTCCGCACCTGGGCGCACAACCACGGCTCCGTCAGCGTGGATCACGGCCCGCTCACGTACGCGCTGCGCATCGGCGAGACGTACGAGCGCATCGGCGGCAGCGACCGGTTCCCCGAGTACGCGGTCCACGCGACCGGGCCGTGGAACTACGGGCTCGTCCTGGACGCGCAGCAGCCCGCCGCCTCCCTGCGCCACCACACCGCGCGCAGGGTGAAGGCCGGCAACCCCTTCACGCTCGACGGCACCCCGCTGTCCATCACCGCGAAGGCCCGCCGCATCCCGGAGTGGACGGCCGACGACGAGCACGTGGTCGCCCCGCTCCAGGACTCGCCGGCCCGCAGCACCGAGCCGGTGGAGGAGGTCACGCTCGTCCCGATGGGGGCGGCCCGGCTGCGCATCAGCTCGTTCCCGACGGCCGCCCCGGACGCACAGCCCTGGCTCGCCGACCGCTGGTACCGCATCCGCAACCGGCACTCCGGCAAGGTCCTCGGCGTCGACACCATGTCCACCGCCAACAGCGCGCACGTCGTGCAGTTCGGGGACACGGGCACCGACGACCACGACTGGCGGCTCGTGGCGGAGGGCGACGGCTGGTACCGCATCCGCAACCACCACTCGGGCAAGGTCCTCGGCGTCGACACCATGTCGATGGACAACAGCGCCCATGTCGTCCAGTTCGACGACAACGGCACCGACGACCACCTCTGGCAGCTCGTCCCGGACGGCGGCGGCTGGTACCGCATCCGCAACCGCCACTCCGGCAAGGTCCTCGGCGTCGACACCATGTCTACGGCCGACAGCGCCCATGTCGTCCAGTTCGACGACAACGGCACCGACGACCACCTCTGGCAGCTCGTCTGA
- a CDS encoding AbfB domain-containing protein, with protein sequence MSSALVGVGAAPAGAASWSPKTPPMTTPWTNQVPVDKPLPEYPRPQLTRSDWSNLNGIWDFAVTGRDAGQPSSWPDQIRVPFVAESALSGIQRRITENDKLWYKRTFTVPSDWNGRRTVLNFGASDWQTTVWVNGTQVGAHKGGYDSFSYDITPQLNGGTNTIVVSVYDPTQTGGQAVGKQRINDVQPHNGGGIFYTAASGIWQTVWLEPVAAAHITRLDMTPNLGDSTLRVKVQGASASGRTARVTVSSGGTVVGSATGTVGSQISVPVPNTHLWTPDDPFLYDVKAELLDGSAVTDSAGSYTGMRSIAIAKVDNVLRPVLNGKFVFQTGTLDQGYWPDGIYTAPTDAALKSDLQAHKDLGFNMVRKHIKVEPQRWFYWADKLGLLVWQDMPAMDTGKSPDSAARTQWEAEFHAIIDQHRSSPSLVIWVDQNEGWGQYDQARIANEVKAYDPTRLVDNMSGVNCCGSVDGGNGDVVDNHIYVGPGNTAPTATRAAVLGEFGGLGYKVPGHEWFPGGGFSYEDQPSIAALNDRFVGLIDGIRIGQLPAGLSASVYTEITDVENEANGLLTYDRQVVKVDTARVRAANQALINASKNPAPPVTLPTGGYKSLRVTTPGYTNKYLRHQDALAFTEVVDGNSSALLKSDATWKIVPGLANGNCYSFESRNYPGEYLRHRDFRVRREANDGSALYKADATWCAVAGTGGVRLTSANLPGSYLRHIKSEVWLATPGGGHDWDNPATFTEDTTWAVEAPWAP encoded by the coding sequence GTGTCCTCCGCGCTGGTCGGGGTCGGCGCGGCGCCGGCCGGCGCCGCGTCCTGGTCGCCCAAGACCCCGCCGATGACGACGCCCTGGACCAACCAGGTCCCGGTCGACAAGCCGCTGCCGGAGTACCCGCGCCCGCAGCTGACCCGGTCCGACTGGTCCAACCTCAACGGAATCTGGGACTTCGCGGTGACCGGACGCGACGCCGGGCAGCCGTCGTCGTGGCCGGACCAGATCCGGGTGCCGTTCGTCGCCGAGTCCGCGCTCTCGGGCATCCAGCGCAGGATCACCGAGAACGACAAGCTCTGGTACAAGCGCACCTTCACCGTGCCCTCGGACTGGAACGGCCGCCGGACCGTGCTCAACTTCGGCGCCTCCGACTGGCAGACCACGGTCTGGGTCAACGGCACCCAGGTGGGCGCGCACAAGGGCGGATACGACTCGTTCTCGTACGACATCACCCCCCAGCTCAACGGCGGTACGAACACGATCGTGGTGTCCGTCTACGACCCGACGCAGACCGGCGGCCAGGCCGTCGGCAAGCAGCGGATCAATGACGTGCAGCCGCACAACGGGGGCGGCATCTTCTACACCGCCGCCTCCGGCATCTGGCAGACGGTCTGGCTGGAACCCGTCGCCGCCGCGCACATCACCCGCCTGGACATGACCCCGAACCTGGGCGACAGCACCCTGCGGGTGAAGGTGCAGGGCGCGTCCGCCTCCGGGCGTACGGCGCGGGTCACCGTCTCCAGCGGCGGCACCGTGGTCGGCTCGGCCACCGGTACGGTCGGCTCCCAGATCTCCGTGCCGGTGCCGAACACGCATCTGTGGACCCCTGACGACCCGTTCCTCTACGACGTGAAGGCGGAGCTGCTCGACGGCTCGGCGGTGACGGACTCGGCCGGCAGCTACACCGGTATGCGCTCGATCGCGATCGCCAAGGTCGACAACGTCCTGCGGCCGGTCCTCAACGGGAAGTTCGTCTTCCAGACGGGCACCCTGGACCAGGGCTACTGGCCGGACGGCATCTACACCGCGCCGACCGATGCCGCGCTCAAGTCGGACCTCCAGGCCCACAAGGACCTCGGCTTCAACATGGTCCGCAAGCACATCAAGGTCGAACCGCAGCGCTGGTTCTACTGGGCGGACAAGCTGGGCCTCCTGGTCTGGCAGGACATGCCGGCCATGGACACCGGCAAGAGCCCGGATTCGGCGGCCCGCACCCAGTGGGAGGCCGAGTTCCACGCGATCATCGACCAGCACCGCAGCTCGCCGTCCCTGGTCATTTGGGTGGACCAGAACGAGGGCTGGGGGCAGTACGACCAGGCCAGGATCGCGAACGAGGTCAAGGCGTACGACCCGACCCGGCTGGTCGACAACATGAGCGGGGTCAACTGCTGCGGCTCGGTGGACGGCGGCAACGGGGACGTGGTCGACAACCACATCTACGTGGGCCCCGGCAACACCGCGCCGACCGCGACGCGGGCGGCCGTCCTCGGCGAGTTCGGCGGCCTGGGGTACAAGGTCCCGGGGCACGAGTGGTTCCCCGGCGGCGGCTTCAGTTACGAGGACCAGCCGAGCATCGCCGCGCTGAACGACCGCTTCGTCGGGCTCATCGACGGCATCCGGATCGGCCAGCTCCCGGCGGGCCTGTCCGCCTCGGTCTACACCGAGATCACCGATGTGGAGAACGAGGCGAACGGGCTGCTCACCTACGACCGCCAGGTCGTCAAGGTGGACACGGCCCGGGTGCGGGCGGCGAACCAGGCCCTGATCAACGCATCGAAGAACCCGGCCCCGCCGGTCACCCTGCCCACCGGCGGCTACAAGTCGCTGCGGGTCACCACGCCCGGGTACACCAACAAGTACCTGCGCCACCAGGACGCGCTGGCCTTCACCGAGGTCGTCGACGGCAACAGCAGCGCGCTGCTGAAGAGCGACGCCACCTGGAAGATCGTGCCGGGCCTGGCGAACGGCAACTGCTACTCGTTCGAGTCGCGCAACTACCCGGGCGAGTACCTGCGCCACCGGGACTTCCGGGTCCGCCGCGAGGCGAACGACGGCTCGGCGCTCTACAAGGCCGACGCCACCTGGTGCGCGGTCGCCGGCACCGGCGGTGTGCGGCTGACCAGCGCGAACCTGCCGGGCAGCTATCTGCGGCACATCAAGTCGGAGGTGTGGCTGGCCACCCCGGGCGGCGGACACGACTGGGACAACCCGGCCACGTTCACCGAGGACACCACCTGGGCGGTGGAGGCGCCTTGGGCGCCCTGA
- a CDS encoding phytanoyl-CoA dioxygenase family protein, with protein sequence MTEAAATTAPFPPAEDAVRDLYGPGITACRRAFTREWADRMREDIDAAFAEARGREGGAVGRGPHRYYVEIHPEQLRGFVDLVDHPWVRAVSEAALGPGYRIVELGFDVPLAGAVNQPWHRDFPMPEETRRDRRLTSLAFNLTAVDTRADMGPFEIAPGTQWDDDARFGHAMFPRREDYPQYEALAERKYPQRGDISARSALTIHRGTANQSQDPRPVLVLGVDAPGAGNDGHHDMAVTRGFWELLPERVRAHLVCPVVDELAPIVQKHSIEGLVMGDA encoded by the coding sequence ATGACTGAGGCCGCCGCCACCACCGCCCCCTTCCCGCCCGCCGAGGACGCGGTGCGCGACCTGTACGGCCCGGGGATCACCGCGTGCCGCAGGGCGTTCACCCGGGAGTGGGCGGACCGGATGCGCGAGGACATCGACGCCGCTTTCGCCGAGGCGCGCGGCCGGGAGGGCGGTGCGGTCGGCCGCGGCCCGCACCGCTACTACGTGGAGATTCACCCCGAGCAGCTGCGGGGCTTCGTGGACCTCGTCGACCACCCCTGGGTGCGCGCCGTCAGCGAGGCGGCCCTCGGCCCCGGCTACCGGATCGTGGAGCTGGGCTTCGACGTGCCGCTGGCCGGGGCGGTGAACCAGCCCTGGCACCGCGACTTCCCGATGCCGGAGGAGACCCGCCGCGACCGCCGGCTCACCTCGCTGGCGTTCAACCTCACGGCCGTGGACACCCGTGCGGACATGGGTCCGTTCGAGATCGCGCCTGGCACCCAGTGGGACGACGACGCCCGCTTCGGGCACGCGATGTTCCCGCGCCGCGAGGACTACCCGCAATATGAGGCTCTGGCCGAGCGCAAGTACCCGCAGCGGGGCGACATCTCGGCGCGGTCGGCCCTGACCATCCACCGGGGTACGGCCAACCAGTCGCAGGACCCGCGCCCGGTCCTGGTGCTCGGGGTGGACGCCCCGGGCGCGGGGAACGACGGCCACCACGACATGGCGGTCACCCGGGGCTTCTGGGAGTTGCTGCCCGAACGGGTCCGGGCACACCTGGTCTGCCCGGTGGTCGATGAACTCGCGCCCATCGTGCAGAAGCACAGCATCGAGGGCCTGGTCATGGGCGACGCGTGA
- a CDS encoding LacI family transcriptional regulator, which produces MAARLKDVAALAGVSVRTVSNVVSNTAAVAPDTRARVLAAVEELGYRPNLAARNLRQGRTGLIGVAVPEIHSPYFGALTGLLIDSAQERGWTVLVERTGGRADLERRLLDGSEGHQVDGMIISPWSTPPAELSSLAGGLPLVILGELDPHGSIDHVALDNVAAARDAARHLVATGRRRVAAIGLQSTLGHGTAELRAEGFRLGLAEAGLSPIAEVEVADLHRAEGARALRKLLDLPERPDAVFCFSDELALGALRAAGALGVRVPGDLALVGFDDIEDGRFATPSLTTVSPDLAQIAERAVQCLSERVLGRLSGLAARRIVVPHRLLVRESSGA; this is translated from the coding sequence GTGGCAGCGAGACTCAAGGACGTGGCCGCGCTCGCCGGTGTGTCCGTCAGGACCGTCTCCAACGTGGTGAGCAACACGGCGGCCGTCGCCCCTGACACCCGGGCCCGGGTGCTCGCCGCGGTGGAGGAGCTGGGCTACCGGCCCAACCTCGCCGCCCGCAACCTCCGGCAGGGCCGCACGGGGCTCATCGGGGTGGCCGTCCCGGAGATCCACTCCCCCTACTTCGGCGCGCTCACGGGCCTCCTCATCGACTCCGCCCAGGAGCGCGGCTGGACGGTGCTCGTGGAGCGCACGGGGGGCCGGGCGGACCTGGAGCGGCGGCTGCTGGACGGCTCCGAGGGGCACCAGGTGGACGGGATGATCATCAGCCCCTGGTCCACTCCCCCCGCCGAACTGTCCTCGCTCGCGGGCGGACTGCCGCTCGTCATCCTCGGCGAACTCGATCCGCACGGGTCCATCGACCATGTGGCGCTGGACAACGTGGCGGCGGCCCGGGACGCCGCCCGGCATCTGGTGGCGACGGGCCGCCGGCGGGTCGCCGCGATCGGGCTCCAGTCCACGCTGGGGCACGGGACGGCCGAGTTGCGGGCGGAGGGCTTCCGGCTGGGGCTCGCGGAGGCGGGGCTGAGCCCGATCGCCGAGGTGGAGGTGGCGGACCTGCACCGGGCGGAGGGGGCGCGGGCGCTGCGCAAGCTGCTGGATCTGCCGGAGCGCCCGGACGCGGTGTTCTGCTTCAGTGACGAACTGGCCCTGGGGGCGCTGCGGGCGGCCGGTGCGCTGGGGGTGCGGGTACCCGGGGACCTGGCGCTGGTGGGCTTCGACGACATCGAGGACGGGCGGTTCGCCACGCCTTCGCTGACCACGGTGTCGCCCGACCTGGCGCAGATCGCGGAGCGGGCGGTGCAGTGTCTGAGCGAGCGCGTGCTCGGGCGGCTCTCGGGGCTGGCGGCGCGCCGGATCGTCGTGCCGCACCGGCTGCTGGTGCGGGAGAGCAGCGGCGCGTAG